ctatatatatatatatatttatatatacgtGGGTGTTGCACGATGATAAATAAACATAACTGAATATGTCACAtttaataaaaagttattttgaaaaaaaaatatctcatatattaataataatttctcTACGTAACTTGTTTTATTATACTcgtcaaaatatttaaattataaaactccacaaaataacgcattcacaaaaatattaaaattaaatatttttttttacattacgattttttctaaatattttaaattatcaaatactataatattaaaaaattagatgGATATAAATGACCAATTTAGCATCTGAAGCAGGCAGGAGAATGGAGAGGTGCCCAAATTCTgtatattagaaaataataaacaaaaaagaaatgggCAATGGGTTTGACTATTGAGTCAAGACGCAAGAGTGGTAGGTATTATTTTATAATCACTTGAGTCATCTCCATAAAGATAATCGATCACATAAGAAGTTCATTATTAAACCATATCCATAACATTAATAAAGTAATTAGCTTAAATGATTTCAATTTTTACTAACAGCTCCCACGAATTTAGTATCTTGTCCCATGGCATGCAAAGTTTCAGGGGTTAAACAAGCTTCAATGTCGATACTTCCTTCTTCGGCACCacaaaatattgtcattttccCGTCATGTTTGTTGCCAGCGCCACTTCTCACCCCAACCGGTCTTCCCCATCCAAAATCATTGCCGTACACATCGAAACGCGGTGAGCTGCTAGCAATCAAGCTATTAGCAACCACTTCACTCTTTTTCACGATCTTCGGATTTTTCACccaattttgataaaaattcatAACCTCTTCACGAGTTTGCGTGGATACCACCTTATTCATTTGCATAGCAGCCCAACCTgcagtttttaaaaatatatcttaaaaaatagtttaatccATTCCTTAATGAATTTTAACTTGTTTAAGCCCTTTTAATTCCTCACTAACCTGAATCGTGCTCCAACATCTCCCTAGCGGTGGTTGTCACGTTCACAAAATGTACCGCATTTCCAAAATAGCCTTCAGGTAAATGCGGCTGAAGCCTTGTCCTTGCACCTATAAGTAATTTGAAACTAAACTTTTCGTTAGCGTTCATACCACAACGGCAACGGATAACAGATTGCCAGATATGAGCCAAAACGGCTTGTAATGAAGAGATACAAATCTTTTGATCGTTTCCATATTCAGAATTGGCTTTGGCTTTGAGTTGAGCTATATTCTCCTTGCTAAAATGAAAAACTCTTTCTTCTAACAAAGGCAGATCAAATTCATCATGAACATGTTCATTAGATAAAGGTACGTGAATTGGACTAGCAACAAACTCAGGAAACCAACGATCCAAAACCGGCGGTTTATTAACAATAAGATTGGAATCTCCATTGCGCGCTATTTCAGACCAACAATTGAAGAAATGCCAAAATGAAGTCCCATCCGCTACACAATGATTGATAGTGCAACCAATGAAGAATCCACCCACTAGCTCTGTGACTTGCACAGCCAACAGTGGTTTTGAAACACCTGGTGAGAcacaatataatttaaaatttaaaaaagagtcATGCATGCTCTTGTTGAAACTTAAAAAGTGTAGTATCTATGTAACAACGAAAACTTTTAGGGTTGTTGGCATAATATCACCTTCATAGTTGCGTACTCCATTGAGTGGGAAGAAATACTTGACAATCTTTGGCACGTAAGTTTGTTCCAAGATACAATCCACAGTTAAATAAGGTGCAGTGACGTAAGTGAACTCAGCTCCTTCATTGATGCAATCAACAAAGAAAGATAAGGTGCCATCACTATTTTTACTAGCAACAAGTCGACCCGCGAGgagaggaaaatgatttagagtATCAGAGAGTGAAACTTTTAGGCGATTAATAATTTCTGATGCTAACTCTTTATGTTGCTCAGGATTTGGTTTACGAAAAAATAATCCTTTTTGGATAGGATCTACTGTGAGGAGTTGAAGATCCCATGGAGTTAACTGGATTTTTTTGCTTGAAGAGAATTTTTGGGACCTAATTACACATACTGATACTACTCGAAGTTTTGTCATCTTTGAATATTTGTTGCAAAAGCTAAACTGAGGAGAAATTCACTTATACTTAATGGGTCATGGCTCacatatctatatataatataaaaatttgatgCAGAAACTAAACTGAGAAGAATTCACTTATATCTAATGAGTCATGGCTCACATGTCTCTATATACCTGGTAACTGTGGGCAGACAAAGACCTGACAAAATTAATAATGACGGatgcttttaatataataaattaatggtGACCGCTAGTATTATTTAACtcgtttttttcattttgagaaaACACAGAGAAGATCTCATGAGCCAATAATTTACTTTAGCATTCAAAGTATATAGACATTTAAATAattcttttgagttttgaagTACATTAAAAAGTACCGTGAAATTATTATACTACTTTTATTCGTcacattataaatatatatatatatcataacatagtcatatcACCATcacatcattaattaattaattaatttcataaatttttctttgacacttctttaaattaatttacattaagtaattaataacaaatatgtttttaaaactaaaGTTTAAAATGTGGATCCAAATTTATTCCTCACCCACCCCtttcacttttttcttcttccttcctCTTCACGATTTCAAAGATCTATTAACtgtttgcttgtttttctcttCAAATTTTCCGATGAGTTCCACCACACCTCatgtttcttttcctttctcgTCTTATTTGgtgaaacaataattttttttagctacgatgaaaattatcaatatttatatatgaaattgaCGTTAATAATAAGATGTTGGTGTTAGATTTTGTGAATTGctaaaaagataatgaaattgaAATAGTTAATAGAGTTGGAGATGAGGATAGAGGAAAAAGAATTGCTTCAATGGAGAAAGAAGGTTATTTgagaaaacaataaaataaagagagaacTTTAAAAAAGTTTTGTGGGCCCGTGAAAAAATCATGTAGTTtaataaaagttaatattttaagaaaatgatatttaatatattaattatatattgatttataaaaaaatgatatgtacaTGACGTcataaatctttttcttttttaaactctTTCTCATGTTATTAGGTGAGTGAACTCACTTTCTTTGTTACGTCATTCTTTATGATTGcatttaattcatttcaaatatttttaaaaaatatatgaaagtccatataatttaaatgtcaaaataaattatcCGACCTTAAAGGATTTTTTATGtgttctctctttattttttatagagtTAAAATGGACGTACTATAatactaattttatattattgagTTTGATTATCCATCAAGTTAATAAAAGTAAGTGAGATTTTTAGAATTTTGCAGTGTAAAATTACGTATGCGTTTTATTTAGGAAAAATTCTgcacataaataaatttatactatttaattacttatcatTGCTATAGTTTGCTAAAATTATTattcgcgactaacattatacattaattacgtggactgacttcaaatttatataattagtcatgttatgtatatatataatttgttagaatatacaaataattatgtataatatataattttttagcctatatacatatacaattcacctctcccCAACTCTCTGC
This window of the Solanum pennellii chromosome 2, SPENNV200 genome carries:
- the LOC107009610 gene encoding uncharacterized acetyltransferase At3g50280-like, which translates into the protein MTKLRVVSVCVIRSQKFSSSKKIQLTPWDLQLLTVDPIQKGLFFRKPNPEQHKELASEIINRLKVSLSDTLNHFPLLAGRLVASKNSDGTLSFFVDCINEGAEFTYVTAPYLTVDCILEQTYVPKIVKYFFPLNGVRNYEGVSKPLLAVQVTELVGGFFIGCTINHCVADGTSFWHFFNCWSEIARNGDSNLIVNKPPVLDRWFPEFVASPIHVPLSNEHVHDEFDLPLLEERVFHFSKENIAQLKAKANSEYGNDQKICISSLQAVLAHIWQSVIRCRCGMNANEKFSFKLLIGARTRLQPHLPEGYFGNAVHFVNVTTTAREMLEHDSGWAAMQMNKVVSTQTREEVMNFYQNWVKNPKIVKKSEVVANSLIASSSPRFDVYGNDFGWGRPVGVRSGAGNKHDGKMTIFCGAEEGSIDIEACLTPETLHAMGQDTKFVGAVSKN